Proteins from a single region of Bos javanicus breed banteng chromosome 7, ARS-OSU_banteng_1.0, whole genome shotgun sequence:
- the ZNF414 gene encoding zinc finger protein 414 codes for MDEEPSGPSLDMPATAEPSSSETDKGVSPVLAAIDKSSSMEEEPGPDRATTPPVWERGGPTGGTQQGASPAPDSGHPGPGHTLGPTSTVSGTSEDLRPPRRRPPPGKQIPCSSPGCCLSFPSVRDLAQHLRTHCPPTQSLEGKLFRCSALSCTETFPNMQELVAHGKLHYKPNRYFKCENCLLRFRTHRSLFKHLHVCAEHAQSPAPPPPPPALDRESPASERPPESDPAPAPGLPYPLLEPFTTPAPAPTGPFLPYLNPAPFGLSPPRLRPFLAAAPGPPASSAAVWKKSQGAGGSPRRPQGGSDAPSGHAAPSRIVWEHTRGRYSCMQCAFSTASRPAMTLHLEDHRPGGPAAPAPGQPRPDAPADPAPLAPKASPLLSEGECPVFSPL; via the exons ATG GATGAGGAACCCTCGGGGCCCAGCCTGGACATGCCGGCTACTGCAGAGCCCAGCTCCAGTGAGACCGACAAGGGGGTGTCCCCAGTTCTGGCTGCTATAGACAAATCCTCTTCTATGGAGGAGGAGCCGGGCCCTGACCGGGCAACCACACCCCCAGTGTGGGAACGTGGAGGGCCCACCGGAGGGACCCAGCAGGgtgcctccccagccccagacAGTGGCCATCCCGGACCTGGACACACCCTTGGCCCAACCAGCACTGTCTCCGGGACCAGTGAGGACCTGCGGCCTCCCAGACGACGCCCACCACCAG GGAAGCAGATACCGTGCTCCAGCCCAGgctgctgcctcagtttccccagcgtTCGAGACCTGGCACAGCATCTGCGTACCCACTGCCCACCCACACAGTCCCTGGAAG GCAAGCTCTTCCGCTGTTCCGCCCTGAGCTGCACCGAGACCTTCCCCAACATGCAGGAACTGGTGGCCCACGGCAAGCTGCACTACAAACCCAACCGCTACTTCAA GTGTGAGAACTGCCTGCTGCGCTTCCGCACTCACCGCTCGCTCTTCAAGCATCTGCATGTTTGCGCCGAGCATGCGCAGAGCCCAGCCCCACCGCCGCCACCCCCGGCCCTGGACAGGGAGTCGCCGGCGTCCGAGCGCCCCCCGGAGTCCGACCCTGCGCCGGCGCCTGGCCTGCCGTACCCGCTGCTCGAGCCGTTCAcgacccctgcccctgcccccaccggGCCCTTTCTGCCCTACCTGAACCCCGCGCCTTTTGGCCTAAGTCCCCCACGCCTGCGCCCCTTTCTGGCCGCCGCTCCGGGGCCTCCTGCCTCCAGCGCCGCCGTCTGGAAAAAGAGCCAAG GTGCAGGCGGCAGCCCGCGAAGACCCCAGGGCGGCTCCGACGCGCCCTCAG GGCACGCGGCTCCCAGCCGCATCGTGTGGGAGCACACGCGCGGCCGCTACTCATGCATGCAGTGCGCCTTCTCCACGGCCTCGCGGCCCGCCATGACCCTACACTTGGAGGACCACCGCCCCGGCGGCCCCGCGGCCCCGGCGCCCGGGCAGCCGCGCCCCGACGCGCCGGCGG ACCCGGCCCCGCTGGCACCCAAGGCATCGCCGCTGCTGTCTGAGGGGGAGTGTCCGGTTTTCTCGCCGCTCTGA